Part of the Phycodurus eques isolate BA_2022a chromosome 3, UOR_Pequ_1.1, whole genome shotgun sequence genome, cgcccaagtacagggatatcctggacgaaaaccttctccagagtgctcagtacctcagactgggccgaatgttcacaagacaatgaccctaagcacacagctcaaATAATGAACAACAGAACAGACaatcagaacaactcagtgactgttcttgaatggcccagccagagacctgacttaaacccaattgaccatctctggagagacctgaaaatgggtgtccaccaacgttcaccatccaacctgacagaactggcagaggatccccaaatccaggtgtgaaaaagctGCATCATcaaacttgcatcattcccaaaaatactcatggctgtattacctcaaaagggtgcttctacttcTACTtcgcaaaaggtctgaatacttatggctgtgtgatatttgagtttttctttaataaatctgcaaaaatgtcaaaaatttgtgagatgggtacaattctttaaagaaaacatgaagggccaggaaaaacacatttaattttattttaatgcaattcaaatgaaacggtcaagcatttcagaaaagcctgatcattaaacaaaacataaccataaagaaatttatgacggttgttgttcagtcatcagtcatatttacaaagggaaaaaaggggaaaaaaatatatttcacaaattctgccagggtattcaaacttatgagcacaactgtacatttaTGCAGTCacacgtacccctgtcatattggaatgaaagtgtaggctacaccttttccATAAGCATTAGGTGGCGGTAGCATATTAGAAAGAAAGTGTATACCTTTCTCATAACTTCTAAGTGGCGGGTGGCGTTTTTGCAATGAACGCGCATTATTgtcttttgaccattttttttgggggggggggaatgtgcattatacacgagaaattatggtattatttctgccttcacagatgtgcaagttgcCCAtaccatgggcactaacacacctcAATAGCATCACCAATactagcttttgaactttgcattgATAGCAATCCGGATGGTTGATTTGAGTTATTATCATTaaagttgttgttattttaataaattactTGTTCCAATTTGTGTATATATTGACGCACGATTTAAGCACAAATCTGCGTACGCACGGTTCGTGACTGAGGCATATTGTACTTTGAGGCAGCCAATTCTACAGGGCTCCTATTTTCACTCCTACGAGTGACTTTGATGAGCCCCAGTCAGAAGCAGCTCtcctagacagatgggcgacaatgaattgcaaatattttttgccTACCTCGCGTAATGTTGTGATAAGCGTTGCCCTTGTGCGACATTTTCCTTCACAGCTTCCAATGTGATATGAAACAATAAATGATTACATGCTTCCTTAACTATGCCGTTCACGACGAGTCGAGTGGCGTGCGGCATGTGAGGAGGATGTTCCACCCCGGGCGCGGACTGGGCGGCCCCCGCGCCCGCAGGTCCAACATGCACTTCACCAGCAACACCACCGGGGGTCTCTCGACCAGTCAGAACTCTTCTCAGAGCTCCAGCTACAGCCGGGAGGCCATGGACCCCATCGCAGGTGCGTCCCAAACCGCGATGTCGTGATCAGTGCAGTGGCAGGAGCCCATTTTAGTCTGGGTGAATGGCTGGAATTTGCCCCATCGGCTCCAGCTGTGTCATAATGAGGCTGATGGGGCTTCTCGCCGCCCGCCGGGCTGTCACTTCAAGTAATTTAACATGCATTACCGAAATGTCTTACTGCAAGAGTCAAGTTCAGGATAGAGACAATATTCAAGCATTAATACAAACATAGTGTTTTGTCATATGCAGACATCCATACAAAGTAATACAACTAAAAAGCATGACATTTCATCCGATTAGTAAGATATTGTATCGAACAAGTAATTCTTTCATTGAAAAACCAAAACATCATTGTATCAAATCTGGTTGTTTGAATTAGGATTATAcccaaatatattttccccgACGATAAGCTCCCTGTTAACTCATTTCCTGCCAGCTATTTTCAAAGGGGTTTCCCATATTGCCAGcaattttagagcattttgaaagATCTTTCAAGACACGGAGAATATTGTGACAAGCACCAAACTTTGGCTCACCGCGTCCTCCACTTTGTCCCCGCAGAGCTTTTATCTCAGCTTTCGGGCGTGCGGCGCTCGGCGGGCGGGCAGCTCAGCTCGGGCCCGTCGGCGTCGCAGCTGCAGCAGCTCCAGATGCAGCTCCAGCTTGAGCGGCAACAGGCTCAGGCGGCGCGCCAGCAGCTGGAGACGGCGCGCAACGCCACGCGCGGCGGCCGCGCCAACGCCATCCTCAACGCCAACTCGGCTGCCGCCAATAACTCCAACCTGAGCGCCAACCACAACAGCAACCCCGGAAACAACGCGGGCCCTTCAGAGACCCACCCCCAGCACACGGCACACAGCTCCCACTTTCTACTCAGCAGGTTTGAACAAACTTCACCATCGCTCTGCAGTTGAACAGTACTGTACTTTTATTCATCTGTGTGTTGGAATGCATTGAGAAGATCCAGAGGATATCTAGGGCTGTACACCTTTTGTTTATTGTACAGTTGAGGCTACTAGCAGTAATGAGCTTAGTTTAGAAGACAATAAGACCATTTGTCAATTGTTTCaagattttaactttttttctccaaaatattcAACTTAATTTTCAAAActatataactttattctcatattacaaCTTTGATCTTGAacatatacaactttattttgaaattgttttttcctccaaattctgactttaatttaaaaaatatacgaCTTCATCTCAAAGGAATTATTTTGTTCTGTTCATATTTAACCtacaaaatatgactttttttcccctctaaatTCTACAACTTGGATCTGAAAATTTCTCACGACTTCGATCACAAAAATATACGACTATTCTCTCAGAAATGAGACTACTCttgaaaataagttttttttgaTGATTGGAAacttaagtgtgacaaacacacacccacacccccccccccccaaaaaaaaagaaatcaggaagggcgCAAACACTTGCAACTTTAACCTCCAAATTATAAGACTTTTATCGAAACTATCCAACTTCATTGTTGTGATCTGAGGACTTTAATCTCGAAAGTATCCTTTGCACTGTACTGTAACGTGCAACTTCATCACTTACCTAGTCGTATAAGCCACTTCTCTTTGTTGACCTTTGAGGCGCACATCAGCAGCTGCGAGGTGCTCTGCTTTTTCTGACTGTACTTCAAGCCCACCTCCCGCATATGCAGACAGTTCTGTAGTCCCAAATTGTGTGACTGTGCTGTCATGTATGACTCCATTATTTATATTCGCATTGTTTGGGGGACAATATATTCTATAATTTAAGTTAAAtctgaatttcttttttataaGTAAGTTTATTATTGTTGTGCTACATACTTATTTTTCGGGGGGGCTAGATTGCATTCAGATCTTTTTGCGGATTAATTTCTTCAGTTATGTCAATAATAGAACCATTTGCATCTGTTTTTCTGTTTAACAAAGTTCAAAAAGAGGCACAATCAATTTTCAACCTTTTTACTAATGTCGGTTGCAAGTATGCGCAAATATTCATAACCATTTTCTTAATGTTTTACATGCTTGGAATGTACCAATGTAGGGCTTGAAAGGAATGATGAagcaagtttaatttgttccgtaacTCAAATAATTCGTATAACAATTCAACTTTTCTCATTGAACTGAATGGAAATAGCATGAAACTGtgatttacccccccccccggcccccacacacacaatttttttttttatagttgtgTAACTaatttttaaagaacaaaaatagccctaaatagttttttgtccattaaaatattgtaatgttATTTCTGTAGACTTTTGTGCAGCATGATTTCATACTTTAATTCAATggaataaataaagttgaggcagccattttccaTTCAGTTCAATGAGAACTGCAACTAAGCTACCGTAATTAGTCGTTTTTTGCAGAGCGTAAACATTATATGCACGTGGGTATTGTTTTGTCTTTCCATTTATGCTCAAATGTTGTTCGTTTGTAACGACTGCTACATTGATGCTATTTTTGTTAGCCCGGctagtgttttgcattgtgtgttagcattaagcttgctGACTTTCGTAAAACAGTAATGTGGTTTAGTGAATACAAAACATGTAATTGTCTTTCGCTTTACATTTAGTTTGGCAGTCAACTGGTGAGTTGAGGCAATTGTGAGTTAATGTACCAAATGACAATCATTTATTCATCATTTCTTTAAACACTTGTCTGCAGGCTGAGCGAAGCACGCGTGTCCGAAGCGGAGCGTCAGGCGTGCGAAGCGCAGTGGGCGGACAGGAGCTTGTTTGTGACGGAGCTGCTTCTGTCCACGCTGCTGGCGGACCACCAGCAACACCGCGACGACATTGACGACGACATCTCCGCCGATCGCCGCTGTTCCGGATCGCTGCGCAACTTCGCTGACTTCCAGTCCATGGGCTGCGTGGAGGTGATGACGCTGGACGTGGCGCTGGAGAATCTCAACCTCAAGGAGAGTGGCGCCGCGCCCCCGCCTGCCAAGAAAGAGCCCCCAGCCCCATCCCTTTGATGGCGCAAAAAGACtgcgcttcttttttttttttttaacccctcttttgtttctttttactcCTCACTGATTTTGTCATTTCAGACCCCCCCATGTCAGTGTTTACGTGGAATACGAGTTAGACGAGTGAATGTGAGAGAGAAGTATATAAATCtattataattaaaaaagagacaaaacaaaTCTATATGAAAGCTGATAATCACTTAACTCACACTTTGGCCATGAGAGGAGGCtttataaaaaacacacaaaaaaactgctgTTACAAGCTAATACGCATGATCAAGCTTCATGTACACAGTCTGATTGACAGCCGCACTCGTGTCGCCCTCTTCCTGTGTCACCCAGCTTTCTAATAACTCTGGACAAACTACAATACTTTCTATCAGACACACCCACTCACTCggacctttttgtgtgtgtgtacgcagtCTCCACACCTTGCGAATGCAAAGAGGACTCTGAAGGGGGAAAAAcctgtatgcttttttttttttctaccccgCTAACTTCTGTCCTCGCTCCGATGGATCTGTGTTAGGCCTCATGAAGAAGACGTGCAATGTGTGAACTTTCGGGCTCATTCGACTTTTCAGTGTGGACCACAATAAACATGTTTTGGATGGaaatcaacaaacaaaatatctctctgtgtgtgcgtgtactttTGGGGAACATGACTGTTAAAACACACTCACATTGCAGGGAGCATAAATCAAGTGATAGAAGTCGAGGGTTTTGTGGGTCAgagagaaaatgtgtgtgtacacacgaATGTGATAACGCAATCATATTGTGGAGACCGTAAATCATGT contains:
- the LOC133399997 gene encoding E3 ubiquitin-protein ligase KCMF1-like, with the translated sequence MSRHEGVSCDACLKGNFRGRRYKCLICYDYDLCASCYESGATTTRHTTEHPMQCILTRVDFDLYYGGEAFSVEQPQAFTCPYCGRMGYTEMSLQEHVAAEHTETSTEVICPICAALPGGEPNHVTDDFAAHLTLEHRAPRDLDESSGVRHVRRMFHPGRGLGGPRARRSNMHFTSNTTGGLSTSQNSSQSSSYSREAMDPIAELLSQLSGVRRSAGGQLSSGPSASQLQQLQMQLQLERQQAQAARQQLETARNATRGGRANAILNANSAAANNSNLSANHNSNPGNNAGPSETHPQHTAHSSHFLLSRLSEARVSEAERQACEAQWADRSLFVTELLLSTLLADHQQHRDDIDDDISADRRCSGSLRNFADFQSMGCVEVMTLDVALENLNLKESGAAPPPAKKEPPAPSL